A region from the Rhodamnia argentea isolate NSW1041297 chromosome 7, ASM2092103v1, whole genome shotgun sequence genome encodes:
- the LOC115746867 gene encoding trifunctional UDP-glucose 4,6-dehydratase/UDP-4-keto-6-deoxy-D-glucose 3,5-epimerase/UDP-4-keto-L-rhamnose-reductase RHM1-like — MATPYTPKNILITGAAGFIASHVCNRLIRNYPDYKIVVLDKLDYCSNLKNLLPSRSSPKFKFIKGDIASADLVNFILLTESIDTIMHFAAQTHVDNSFGNSFEFTKNNIYGTHVLLEACKVTGQIRRFIHVSTDEVYGETDEDAVVGNHEASQLLPTNPYSATKAGAEMLVMAYGRSYGLPVITTRGNNVYGPNQFPEKLIPKFILLAMKGQPLPIHGDGSNVRSYLYCEDVAEAFEVILHKGEVGHVYNIGTKKERRVIDVAKEICKLFKLDHDTHIKFVENRPFNDQRYFLDDQRLTTLGWFERTTWEEGLRKTMEWYVSNPDWWGDVSGALLPHPRMLMVPGIERKFDGPDVNNSSSYVVDNPTPNGMVVRAPKSSPSAQKPSLKFLIFGRTGWIGGLLGKICEKQGIPFEYGKGRLENRAQILADIQTVKPTHVFNAAGVTGRPNVDWCETHKPETIRTNVAGTLTLADVCREHGLLMMNYATGCIFEYDETHPLGSGIGYKEEDKPNFIGSFYSKTKAMVEELLKEYDNVCTLRVRMPISSDLSNPRNFITKISRYNKVVDIPNSMTILDELLPISVEMAKRNLKGIWNFTNPGVVSHNEILEMYKAYIDPDFKWVNFTLEEQAKVIVAPRSNNEMDASKLKNEFPELLSIKDSLIKYVFEPNKRTSVA; from the exons ATGGCTACCCCATACACACCAAAGAACATTCTCATAACTGGAGCTGCTGGCTTTATAGCATCCCATGTCTGCAACCGTCTTATTCGGAACTACCCTGATTATAAGATTGTGGTCCTTGACAAGCTTGATTATTGTTCCAATCTGAAAAACCTGCTTCCATCGCGATCATCTCCAAAATTCAAGTTCATCAAGGGGGACATTGCTAGTGCTGATCTTGTCAATTTCATCCTCCTTACTGAGTCCATAGACACCATTATGCACTTTGCAGCCCAGACCCATGTGGACAACTCTTTTGGTAACAGCTTTGAGTTCaccaaaaataatatttatggaACCCATGTCCTTTTAGAAGCCTGCAAAGTCACTGGCCAGATCAGGAGATTCATCCATGTAAGCACAGATGAAGTTTATGGGGAGACTGACGAGGATGCTGTGGTCGGTAATCATGAGGCTTCTCAACTTCTCCCGACAAACCCATATTCTGCCACAAAAGCTGGTGCGGAGATGCTTGTTATGGCTTATGGGCGATCATATGGGCTGCCTGTCATAACTACCAGAGGGAACAACGTCTATGGTCCCAATCAATTTCCTGAAAAGTTGATTCCAAAATTTATCTTACTTGCCATGAAAGGACAGCCCCTTCCAATTCATGGGGATGGATCGAATGTACGCAGTTATCTCTACTGCGAGGATGTTGCAGAGGCATTTGAAGTCATTCTCCACAAGGGTGAAGTGGGTCATGTTTACAACATTGGGACTAAGAAGGAGAGGAGAGTAATTGATGTGGCAAAGGAAATTTGCAAACTTTTTAAGTTGGACCATGATACGCACATTAAGTTTGTGGAGAACAGGCCCTTCAATGACCAGAGATATTTCCTAGATGATCAAAGGTTGACAACCTTGGGATGGTTTGAACGGACTACATGGGAGGAGGGCCTAAGAAAGACAATGGAGTGGTACGTTAGCAATCCAGATTGGTGGGGAGATGTTTCCGGAGCCCTGCTTCCTCATCCTAGAATGCTCATGGTCCCGGGGATCGAAAGAAAATTTGATGGGCCGGATGTTAACAACTCTTCCTCATATGTTGTGGATAATCCTACTCCGAATGGGATGGTGGTGCGAGCTCCGAAGAGCAGTCCCTCTGCTCAAAAGCCTTCTTTGAAGTTCTTGATTTTTGGCAGAACTGGTTGGATTGGTGGCCTACTGGGGAAGATATGTGAGAAGCAAGGAATTCCATTTGAGTATGGAAAGGGACGATTGGAGAACCGTGCACAGATCTTGGCAGATATTCAGACTGTAAAGCCCACACATGTATTCAATGCTGCTGGAGTGACCGGTAGACCAAATGTTGATTGGTGTGAGACACACAAACCCGAGACAATCCGCACGAATGTTGCCGGCACACTAACCTTGGCCGATGTCTGCAGAGAGCATGGGCTCCTAATGATGAATTATGCTACTGGCTGTATATTTGAGTATGATGAAACACACCCATTGGGGTCAGGCATAGGTTATAAAGAGGAAGACAAGCCAAATTTCATTGGTTCCTTCTATTCTAAAACCAAAGCcatg GTTGAAGAGCTTCTGAAAGAATATGACAATGTTTGCACTCTTAGAGTGCGAATGCCAATATCTTCGGATTTGAGCAATCCCCGTAACTTCATCACAAAGATTTCGCGATACAACAAGGTGGTCGACATCCCAAATAGCATGACCATCTTGGATGAACTTTTGCCAATTTCAGTTGAGATGGCAAAGAGGAACTTGAAGGGTATATGGAACTTCACGAATCCTGGGGTGGTTAGCCACAATGAGATATTGGAGATGTATAAGGCCTACATCGACCCTGATTTCAAGTGGGTCAACTTCACGTTGGAAGAGCAGGCCAAGGTGATTGTTGCGCCACGAAGCAACAACGAGATGGATGCGTCGAAGCTGAAGAACGAATTCCCCGAGTTATTATCCATTAAGGACTCTCTCATAAAGTATGTCTTTGAACCCAATAAGAGAACGTCTGTCGCTTGA
- the LOC115746919 gene encoding uncharacterized protein LOC115746919 — MLKRGSRSKQLFGIHSFRIPALVSSVTLILLVLILFSRDGDKKPMPVPAHLKQRWNRFDSLVQFRPVVEFRNGTDLISQIPDSPKAVLFIAHGCNGRAINFWDRSPTCQQCVGLPEERLLVLEGLSRKFAVLTVSSMGRCWTMGEERVIVRDIIRWWIGKNKLEKLPLVALGASSGGYFVSALATNLRFSSIVLMIAEGMFDQMDVPEDYPPTLFVHMPKDTYRQQKIDEFMPVLKSKGIDVAAVECVEFPLSVSTFAERIPGVEENVSAKLFELFRSKGFVDANGYMKSDGRKTRWKKALQENKNVLLDRQLVNHVQEELNLAFAYHEMTSLQSEEIFKWFESHMS; from the coding sequence ATGTTGAAGCGCGGAAGCAGATCGAAACAATTGTTCGGCATTCATAGCTTTCGCATTCCGGCTCTGGTTTCGTCTGTCACCCTGATTCTTTTAGTTCTGATTTTGTTCTCCCGGGATGGTGATAAAAAGCCAATGCCAGTACCGGCACATCTGAAGCAAAGATGGAATAGGTTTGACTCTTTGGTTCAGTTTCGCCCAGTTGTGGAGTTCAGGAATGGGACAGATTTGATATCGCAGATAcctgattctccaaaagcagTGCTGTTTATAGCTCATGGGTGTAATGGCAGAGCTATTAATTTCTGGGACAGATCTCCTACTTGCCAGCAATGTGTTGGTTTGCCTGAAGAGAGACTGCTTGTTCTCGAAGGTCTTTCTAGGAAATTCGCTGTTCTCACCGTCTCCAGCATGGGAAGATGCTGGACAATGGGAGAGGAAAGGGTAATCGTTAGAGATATCATTAGATGGTGGATTGGTAAGAACAAGCTCGAAAAACTTCCTCTTGTGGCTTTAGGGGCATCCTCTGGTGGTTACTTTGTTTCTGCCCTTGCAACTAATTTGAGGTTTAGTAGCATTGTGCTGATGATTGCTGAGGGGATGTTTGATCAGATGGATGTACCAGAGGATTATCCGCCCACCCTATTTGTTCACATGCCCAAGGACACCTATAGACAGCAGAAGATAGATGAATTCATGCCAGTTTTGAAGAGTAAGGGGATCGATGTTGCTGCAGTTGAATGTGTTGAGTTTCCTTTGTCGGTGAGTACTTTTGCTGAGAGGATTCCTGGTGTAGAAGAAAACGTCTCAGCCAAGTTATTTGAGCTGTTTCGTAGTAAGGGCTTCGTGGATGCAAATGGGTATATGAAGAGTGATGGGCGTAAAACGCGCTGGAAGAAGGCTCTCCAGGAGAATAAGAATGTATTGCTGGATAGGCAACTGGTTAATCATGTCCAGGAGGAGCTGAACCTTGCATTTGCATATCATGAAATGACGAGCTTGCAGTCCGAGGAGATATTTAAGTGGTTTGAGTCTCACATGAGCTGA
- the LOC115746921 gene encoding protodermal factor 1 isoform X2, whose amino-acid sequence MAKQKGQSAGLFLCLWVVAAAAAAQNLVVPAVGEASFEDQKNYYTPIPDPHIGTPPPAPRVTPPHRTSPPHRHGGTPPTVNCGNPPHVPTPSTPRGGGGGGSYYNPPPSTPRGGGGGSYSSPPPSTPTPVIVSPPTTPIIIPGTPGAPTIPTPPFDPNSNPFTGTCNFWRNHPAVIWGLLGWWGTMGSTFGVTSMPGLPSNLNLMQALSNTRHDGLGQLYREGTASFLNSMVNSRFPYTTQQVRESFTAALGSNSAAAAQARLFRLANEGHTKPRD is encoded by the exons ATGGCGAAACAGAAAGGCCAGAGCGCGGGTCTCTTCCTGTGCCTTTGGGTtgtggcagcggcggcggcggcccaGAACTTGGTCGTTCCGGCGGTGGGTGAGGCCAGCTTTGAGGACCAGAAGAACTACTACACTCCTATTCCTGATCCCCATATTGGCACTCCTCCTCCAg CTCCACGCGTAACTCCACCACACAGGACTTCTCCACCGCACCGGCATGGAGGCACACCGCCGACTGTAAACTGCGGAAACCCTCCGCATGTCCCGACGCCGTCAACTCCtcgtggcggcggcggcgga ggatcTTACTATAACCCACCCCCATCAACTCCTAGGGGCGGCGGTGGTGGATCTTACTCTAGCCCACCCCCATCAACTCCAACTCCGGTGATTGTCTCCCCACCGACCACCCCCATTATTATTCCAGGCACCCCCGGCGCTCCCACCATTCCCACACCTCCGTTCGATCCGAACTCGAATCCCTTCACTGGGACGTGCAA CTTCTGGAGGAACCACCCGGCGGTGATTTGGGGCTTGCTAGGGTGGTGGGGCACCATGGGCAGCACGTTCGGGGTTACCAGCATGCCCGGCTTGCCGTCGAACCTCAACTTGATGCAAGCACTCTCCAACACCCGCCACGACGGCCTGGGCCAGCTTTACAGAGAAGGAACAGCTTCGTTCCTCAACTCCATGGTCAACTCCCGCTTCCCTTACACCACCCAGCAGGTCAGAGAGAGCTTCACCGCGGCACTCGGCTCGAACTCGGCTGCGGCAGCTCAGGCCCGCCTCTTCCGGCTCGCCAACGAAGGGCACACGAAGCCCAGGGATTGA
- the LOC115746921 gene encoding protodermal factor 1 isoform X1 — translation MAKQKGQSAGLFLCLWVVAAAAAAQNLVVPAVGEASFEDQKNYYTPIPDPHIGTPPPAPRVTPPHRTSPPHRHGGTPPTVNCGNPPHVPTPSTPRGGGGGSYYNPPPSTPRGGGGGSYYNPPPSTPRGGGGGSYSSPPPSTPTPVIVSPPTTPIIIPGTPGAPTIPTPPFDPNSNPFTGTCNFWRNHPAVIWGLLGWWGTMGSTFGVTSMPGLPSNLNLMQALSNTRHDGLGQLYREGTASFLNSMVNSRFPYTTQQVRESFTAALGSNSAAAAQARLFRLANEGHTKPRD, via the exons ATGGCGAAACAGAAAGGCCAGAGCGCGGGTCTCTTCCTGTGCCTTTGGGTtgtggcagcggcggcggcggcccaGAACTTGGTCGTTCCGGCGGTGGGTGAGGCCAGCTTTGAGGACCAGAAGAACTACTACACTCCTATTCCTGATCCCCATATTGGCACTCCTCCTCCAg CTCCACGCGTAACTCCACCACACAGGACTTCTCCACCGCACCGGCATGGAGGCACACCGCCGACTGTAAACTGCGGAAACCCTCCGCATGTCCCGACGCCGTCAACTCCtcgtggcggcggcggcggatcTTACTATAACCCACCCCCATCAACTCCtcgtggtggcggcggcggatcTTACTATAACCCACCCCCATCAACTCCTAGGGGCGGCGGTGGTGGATCTTACTCTAGCCCACCCCCATCAACTCCAACTCCGGTGATTGTCTCCCCACCGACCACCCCCATTATTATTCCAGGCACCCCCGGCGCTCCCACCATTCCCACACCTCCGTTCGATCCGAACTCGAATCCCTTCACTGGGACGTGCAA CTTCTGGAGGAACCACCCGGCGGTGATTTGGGGCTTGCTAGGGTGGTGGGGCACCATGGGCAGCACGTTCGGGGTTACCAGCATGCCCGGCTTGCCGTCGAACCTCAACTTGATGCAAGCACTCTCCAACACCCGCCACGACGGCCTGGGCCAGCTTTACAGAGAAGGAACAGCTTCGTTCCTCAACTCCATGGTCAACTCCCGCTTCCCTTACACCACCCAGCAGGTCAGAGAGAGCTTCACCGCGGCACTCGGCTCGAACTCGGCTGCGGCAGCTCAGGCCCGCCTCTTCCGGCTCGCCAACGAAGGGCACACGAAGCCCAGGGATTGA
- the LOC115746920 gene encoding phosphatidylglycerophosphate phosphatase 1, chloroplastic/mitochondrial, with protein MQSSSFTLGFSCCCHPFPKRLHFDPRLKRRPSGLAIAKTQTSFVETCFLLLTTTSSRSEEREHLGKSQNHTFLQNLYSPIERNESQAQSPETQDRERDQDPSLERGADRRAKKRNRGIFTSMWWADVKAAIGQRINFEAIVSSASVVARDRHLLLPHVCAPDIRYIDWAELQRRGFKGVVFDKDNTLTAPYSLKLWGPNASSIEQCKSVFGQNIAVFSNSAGLLEYDHDGSKAKALEWAIGIKVIRHRVKKPAGTAEEIENHFGCDSSSLIMVGDRPFTDIVYGNRNGFLTILTKPFSLAEEPYIVRQVRKLENTLVKHWLSGGLKPTSHRLLPDGSCCVKEPPSL; from the exons ATGCAATCGTCCTCTTTCACTCTTGGCTTCTCCTGTTGCTGCCACCCCTTCCCCAAGCGCTTGCACTTTGATCCCCGCCTCAAGCGGAGACCCAGCGGTCTCGCTATCGCGAAGACGCAGACGAGCTTCGTCGAGACCTGTTTCCTCCTCCTCACCACCACGAGCAGCCGCAGCGAGGAGCGAGAACATCTGGGTAAGAGCCAAAACCATACCTTTCTTCAGAATCTCTACTCTCCCATCGAAAGAAACGAATCACAGGCTCAAAGCCCGGAGACCCAGGATCGGGAACGAGATCAAGATCCGTCATTGGAACGAGGGGCGGACAGAAGGGCCAAGAAGCGCAACAGAGGAATTTTCACGAGCATGTGGTGGGCGGACGTGAAGGCTGCGATTGGGCAGAGGATTAACTTTGAGGCGATTGTCTCTTCGGCTTCTGTGGTTGCGAGGGATCGCCATCTGTTGCTTCCGCACGTCTGTGCCCCTGATATACGCTATATTGATTGGGCGGAGCTGCAGAGGAGGGGTTTCAAGGGCGTTGTGTTTGATAAGGACAATACCCTCACTGCGCCTTATTCGTTGAAGCTCTGGGGCCCTAATGCTTCTTCCATAGAGCAATGCAAATCGGTCTTCGGTCAAAATATCGCGGTTTTTAGCAATTCTGCTG GGTTACTGGAATATGATCATGATGGTTCCAAAGCGAAAGCACTCGAGTGGGCAATCGGGATAAAAGTTATAAGGCATA GAGTGAAGAAACCAGCAGGAACagctgaagaaattgaaaaccaCTTTGGCTGTGATTCCTCAAGCCTTATAATG GTGGGAGATCGTCCCTTCACAGATATTGTCTATGGAAATCGAAATGGATTTCTTACTATATTAACCAAGCCCTTTAGTCTTGCTGAAGAGCCATATATTGTGAGGCAG GTAAGGAAGCTGGAGAATACCCTTGTCAAACATTGGCTTAGTGGAGGATTGAAGCCGACAAGTCACAGACTGCTTCCAGATGGCTCTTGTTGTGTGAAAGAACCACCATCTTTGTAA
- the LOC115733423 gene encoding protein NEN3-like isoform X2, with translation MDSSQPELVIFDVETVIETEAIIEFGAIIICPRTLDEKEYFSSLVLPQHDWEFAEFEERRNGLDREDIISSNISFSDIAHTVYDMLHGRIWVGHNIKRFDCGIVEDAFHKIRRSPPEPLDVIDTWELCEMFRGEVDNLAMATLAEYLGLGKQKHRALADVRLNLRLFRCCVEGFYRPEFSNLLRAVNNNGVLRFSDPEEYSIPTLRAHYISCVSLDQARDVCLPISCASLNVRWGVGPIRFRDDNGRPKLSFVVDAPGSLTAMLDECDQMLRRLNRVNSEWRKVVDRARNGPAVRLRKQANDSMQEERFWENKKARLRREQAGDTPHSKHQAWMPTSSWKPTTIEGPPALDWWLIN, from the exons ATGGACTCTTCTCAGCCGGAACTCGTGATCTTCGACGTTGAGACGGTCATAGAAACGGAAGCCATCATAGAATTCGGGGCCATCATCATATGCCCGCGAACGCTGGACGAGAAAGAGTACTTCTCTTCTCTGGTTCTGCCCCAACACGACTGGGAGTTTGCAGAATTCGAAGAACGAAGAAATGGACTCGATAGAGAAGATATCATTTCCTCCAACATTTCCTTCTCGGACATTGCTCACACCGTCTACGACATGCTTCACG GAAGAATTTGGGTAGGCCACAACATCAAAAGATTCGACTGTGGAATTGTAGAGGACGCGTTCCACAAAATCCGGCGGTCGCCACCGGAACCCTTGGACGTGATCGACACGTGGGAGTTGTGTGAGATGTTTAGAGGAGAAGTCGACAATCTAGCG ATGGCAACACTTGCAGAATACCTTGGTCTCGGAAAGCAAAAACACCG GGCCTTAGCTGATGTACGGTTGAATCTCCGACTATTCCGATGCTGTGTCGAGGGTTTCTACCGG CCGGAGTTCTCAAACCTTTTGAGGGCTGTGAATAACAATGGCGTTCTGAGGTTTTCAGACCCTGAGGAGTATTCAATTCCTACGCTCAGAGCTCATTACATCTCCTGTGTTTCCTTGGATCAAGCACGGGATGTGTGTCTGCCAATCTCTTGCGCTTCTCTGAACGTGAGGTGGGGGGTCGGACCAATAAGGTTCAGGGACGACAACGGCCGCCCGAAGCTGAGCTTCGTGGTCGACGCGCCGGGCAGCCTGACTGCAATGCTAGACGAATGCGATCAGATGCTGCGAAGGTTAAACAGGGTCAACTCCGAGTGGAGAAAAGTCGTGGATAGGGCAAGGAACGGCCCCGCCGTAAGGTTGCG CAAACAAGCAAACGATAGTATGCAAGAGGAACGCTTCTGGGAAAACAAGAAGGCTCGTCTTCGACGAGAGCAAGCTGGAGACACTCCTCACTCCAAGCACCAGGCTTGGATGCCTACTTCTTCCTGGAAACCTACGACTATCGAGGGTCCGCCGGCATTAGATTGGTGGCTTATAAATTGA
- the LOC115733423 gene encoding protein NEN3-like isoform X1, whose product MDSSQPELVIFDVETVIETEAIIEFGAIIICPRTLDEKEYFSSLVLPQHDWEFAEFEERRNGLDREDIISSNISFSDIAHTVYDMLHGRIWVGHNIKRFDCGIVEDAFHKIRRSPPEPLDVIDTWELCEMFRGEVDNLQMATLAEYLGLGKQKHRALADVRLNLRLFRCCVEGFYRPEFSNLLRAVNNNGVLRFSDPEEYSIPTLRAHYISCVSLDQARDVCLPISCASLNVRWGVGPIRFRDDNGRPKLSFVVDAPGSLTAMLDECDQMLRRLNRVNSEWRKVVDRARNGPAVRLRKQANDSMQEERFWENKKARLRREQAGDTPHSKHQAWMPTSSWKPTTIEGPPALDWWLIN is encoded by the exons ATGGACTCTTCTCAGCCGGAACTCGTGATCTTCGACGTTGAGACGGTCATAGAAACGGAAGCCATCATAGAATTCGGGGCCATCATCATATGCCCGCGAACGCTGGACGAGAAAGAGTACTTCTCTTCTCTGGTTCTGCCCCAACACGACTGGGAGTTTGCAGAATTCGAAGAACGAAGAAATGGACTCGATAGAGAAGATATCATTTCCTCCAACATTTCCTTCTCGGACATTGCTCACACCGTCTACGACATGCTTCACG GAAGAATTTGGGTAGGCCACAACATCAAAAGATTCGACTGTGGAATTGTAGAGGACGCGTTCCACAAAATCCGGCGGTCGCCACCGGAACCCTTGGACGTGATCGACACGTGGGAGTTGTGTGAGATGTTTAGAGGAGAAGTCGACAATC TGCAGATGGCAACACTTGCAGAATACCTTGGTCTCGGAAAGCAAAAACACCG GGCCTTAGCTGATGTACGGTTGAATCTCCGACTATTCCGATGCTGTGTCGAGGGTTTCTACCGG CCGGAGTTCTCAAACCTTTTGAGGGCTGTGAATAACAATGGCGTTCTGAGGTTTTCAGACCCTGAGGAGTATTCAATTCCTACGCTCAGAGCTCATTACATCTCCTGTGTTTCCTTGGATCAAGCACGGGATGTGTGTCTGCCAATCTCTTGCGCTTCTCTGAACGTGAGGTGGGGGGTCGGACCAATAAGGTTCAGGGACGACAACGGCCGCCCGAAGCTGAGCTTCGTGGTCGACGCGCCGGGCAGCCTGACTGCAATGCTAGACGAATGCGATCAGATGCTGCGAAGGTTAAACAGGGTCAACTCCGAGTGGAGAAAAGTCGTGGATAGGGCAAGGAACGGCCCCGCCGTAAGGTTGCG CAAACAAGCAAACGATAGTATGCAAGAGGAACGCTTCTGGGAAAACAAGAAGGCTCGTCTTCGACGAGAGCAAGCTGGAGACACTCCTCACTCCAAGCACCAGGCTTGGATGCCTACTTCTTCCTGGAAACCTACGACTATCGAGGGTCCGCCGGCATTAGATTGGTGGCTTATAAATTGA
- the LOC115733423 gene encoding protein NEN2-like isoform X3 yields the protein MDSSQPELVIFDVETVIETEAIIEFGAIIICPRTLDEKEYFSSLVLPQHDWEFAEFEERRNGLDREDIISSNISFSDIAHTVYDMLHGRIWVGHNIKRFDCGIVEDAFHKIRRSPPEPLDVIDTWELCEMFRGEVDNLQMATLAEYLGLGKQKHRALADVRLNLRLFRCCVEGFYRPEFSNLLRAVNNNGVLRFSDPEEYSIPTLRAHYISCVSLDQARDVCLPISCASLNVRWGVGPIRFRDDNGRPKLSFVVDAPGSLTAMLDECDQMLRRLNRVNSEWRKVVDRARNGPAVRLRIEDTANKQTIVCKRNASGKTRRLVFDESKLETLLTPSTRLGCLLLPGNLRLSRVRRH from the exons ATGGACTCTTCTCAGCCGGAACTCGTGATCTTCGACGTTGAGACGGTCATAGAAACGGAAGCCATCATAGAATTCGGGGCCATCATCATATGCCCGCGAACGCTGGACGAGAAAGAGTACTTCTCTTCTCTGGTTCTGCCCCAACACGACTGGGAGTTTGCAGAATTCGAAGAACGAAGAAATGGACTCGATAGAGAAGATATCATTTCCTCCAACATTTCCTTCTCGGACATTGCTCACACCGTCTACGACATGCTTCACG GAAGAATTTGGGTAGGCCACAACATCAAAAGATTCGACTGTGGAATTGTAGAGGACGCGTTCCACAAAATCCGGCGGTCGCCACCGGAACCCTTGGACGTGATCGACACGTGGGAGTTGTGTGAGATGTTTAGAGGAGAAGTCGACAATC TGCAGATGGCAACACTTGCAGAATACCTTGGTCTCGGAAAGCAAAAACACCG GGCCTTAGCTGATGTACGGTTGAATCTCCGACTATTCCGATGCTGTGTCGAGGGTTTCTACCGG CCGGAGTTCTCAAACCTTTTGAGGGCTGTGAATAACAATGGCGTTCTGAGGTTTTCAGACCCTGAGGAGTATTCAATTCCTACGCTCAGAGCTCATTACATCTCCTGTGTTTCCTTGGATCAAGCACGGGATGTGTGTCTGCCAATCTCTTGCGCTTCTCTGAACGTGAGGTGGGGGGTCGGACCAATAAGGTTCAGGGACGACAACGGCCGCCCGAAGCTGAGCTTCGTGGTCGACGCGCCGGGCAGCCTGACTGCAATGCTAGACGAATGCGATCAGATGCTGCGAAGGTTAAACAGGGTCAACTCCGAGTGGAGAAAAGTCGTGGATAGGGCAAGGAACGGCCCCGCCGTAAGGTTGCG CATCGAGGATACAGCAAACAAGCAAACGATAGTATGCAAGAGGAACGCTTCTGGGAAAACAAGAAGGCTCGTCTTCGACGAGAGCAAGCTGGAGACACTCCTCACTCCAAGCACCAGGCTTGGATGCCTACTTCTTCCTGGAAACCTACGACTATCGAGGGTCCGCCGGCATTAG
- the LOC115733198 gene encoding LOW QUALITY PROTEIN: protein NEN2-like (The sequence of the model RefSeq protein was modified relative to this genomic sequence to represent the inferred CDS: deleted 2 bases in 2 codons), with protein sequence MDSSQPELVIFDVETVKVTKAIIEFGAIIVCPQTLVEKEYFSSLARPQHDWEFGEFKKRRNGLNREDIISSNIFFSDIAHTIYDMLHGRIWVGHNIKDFDSRIVKDAFHEIGRSPPEPSGVIDTMELCEHFRGEAGNVKMATLAAYFDLGEQKHRSLDDVQLNLRLFRRCAAVFFLTESLKLLRAQYGNTDSNKVPRFLEPEEYKIPSLRADYDSRDSFDQVRDVYLPISCAALNVKLGPRSWNDNGRPKVSFVVHAPDNLSTMLEECDRMLQRLFQSSGIDSEWRNVVVRAWNPPTVRLSIANTADKQTIVCKRTDSGEIRRLVFDESKLETLLPPSTKLDAYFFLETYHCQGYAGIRLVAHKLIIHP encoded by the exons ATGGATTCGTCTCAGCCGGAACTCGTGATCTTCGACGTTGAGACGGTCAAGGTAACCAAAGCCATCATAGAATTCGGGGCCATCATCGTATGCCCGCAAACGCTGGTCGAGAAAGAGTACTTCTCTTCTCTGGCTCGGCCCCAGCACGAC TGGGAGTTTGGAGAATTC AAGAAACGAAGAAATGGACTCAATAGAGAAGACATCATTTCTTCCAACATCTTCTTCTCGGACATTGCTCACACCATCTACGACATGCTTCACG GAAGGATTTGGGTAGGTCACAACATCAAAGACTTCGATTCTAGAATTGTCAAGGATGCGTTCCACGAAATCGGGCGGTCACCACCAGAACCCTCGGGCGTAATCGACACGATGGAGTTGTGCGAACATTTTAGAGGTGAAGCCGGCAATGTAAAG ATGGCAACACTTGCGGCATACTTTGATCTTGGAGAGCAAAAACATAG GAGCTTAGATGATGTCCAGTTGAATCTCCGACTGTTCCGACGCTGTGCGGCGGTGTTCTTCCTG ACAGAGTCCTTAAAGCTTTTGAGGGCACAATATGGCAACACGGACAGCAACAAAGTTCCAAGGTTTTTAGAACCCGAGGAATATAAAATTCCATCGCTCAGAGCTGATTATGACTCTCGCGATTCCTTTGACCAAGTACGAGATGTGTATTTGCCAATCTCTTGTGCTGCTTTGAATGTGAAGTTGGGGCCAAGGTCCTGGAACGACAACGGCCGCCCGAAGGTGAGCTTCGTGGTCCACGCGCCGGACAACCTGAGCACCATGCTAGAGGAATGCGATCGGATGCTGCAGAGGTTGTTTCAGAGTTCCGGGATCGACTCCGAGTGGAGAAACGTTGTGGTTAGAGCATGGAACCCCCCCACTGTCAGGTTGAG CATCGCAAATACAGCAGACAAGCAAACGATAGTTTGCAAGAGGACGGACTCCGGGGAAATAAGAAGGCTCGTCTTCGACGAGAGCAAACTCGAGACGCTCCTCCCTCCAAGCACCAAGTTGGATGCCTACTTCTTCTTGGAAACCTACCACTGTCAAGGGTACGCTGGCATTAGATTGGTGGCTCATAAATTGATCATCCATCCCTAG